A window of Desulfuromonas soudanensis genomic DNA:
CACCAGCTGCACAAGGGCCCGCAGCAGAAGGTCGACCGCAAGGACATGGACGAACTCTGCTACGCCTGCCACCAGGACATCCGCTCCGAATTCGCCCAGTTCTCCCATCACCCGGTCCCCGAGGGGAAAATGGTCTGCACCGACTGCCACAACCCCCACGGCAGCGCCAGCGACCATCTCCTCAAGGGGACAACAGTCAAGGAAACCTGCACCCGCTGCCACATGGAATACCAGGGCCCCTACGTCTACGAGCACGCCGACGTCACCGAGGACTGCACCAACTGCCACCGTTCGCATGGCTCACCCAACGATCCGCTGCTGATCACGGCCCAGCCCTTTCTCTGTCTGCAGTGCCATGCCGGCCACCAGAGCAATGTCGTCCCGGCAACCACCGATCCCCAGGGGAACGGTTCTTTCAAGGGGGCCTTCTACACCCGCTGTACCGACTGCCACTCACAGATTCACGGCACCGATGTGCCGTCCAGCAAGGGACGGGGCACCTTCCTGGCCCGGTAAGGGGTTGGACCCTTTTCCCCTTGAATGACATTTCTATCAGGAGACTGCCGTGAAAATGGACCGTTTATTCAAACAACTCTGCCTGCCGACCCTCTTGATCACGACCCTTTGTTCCGCCTTGGCCTTTGCCGACAGCGGCCCTGGTTCGCTCGACGAAGGGTATATCGAACAGAACTTCACCATCGGCTACCGCCTCGTTGACACTCGGGACAATCCCAACCGGGCGGCCGAATATGAAACCAACAACTCCAGCGTCACCCTTGGCGCCGAGGTCGAGGCCGGCCAGGGACCCAATCACCTCTCCCTCGGCCTCGATTACCTCGACCAGGACGATTACCGAGGGGATGCCCACCTCGACTACAAGGGGCTGCTGAGGCTGACGCTCTTCACCGACGCCTTTTTCCATAATCTCGACCACGTCCCATACCTCAACCGACCGGTCGCCAGCACGCCGGGAAACCCGGCCGCCGTACCCGTCGCGACCGGTCCCAGCACCCTGATCGATTATGCCGATGCCGATCCCGGCGACCATTACGGGGTCAAACTCGAGCAGTACGGCGGCAAATTCCGGGGGAAACACCCCGGGGTCCCCGCCCACCTCAATCTCGGCTACTGGCGTCTGGAACGCAGCGGAAAACAGCAGCTGCGCTATGTGGCCGAGGGGTCTCCCTGCTCCACCTGCCACATGAGGAGCCAGACCCGCAAACTCGACCGCGTCACCGAGGAAGTCACCGCCGGGTTCGACGTCCACCTCGGCCCCGTGGACCTGGTCTATGAATTTCTCAACCGCGACTTCCGTGACCAGCAGCCGATCCCCATCGATCCCTTCGAAGGTCTCGCGGGACAACGCATCACCGGCGACTGGGAACATGACGAAGCGCCGGACTCCCGGCTGACCTCCCACACCATCCAGGCCCACACCTCCCTCTCCGGCGGAGTCGTCGGCGCCGCCAGTTTCACCATCGGCCAGAGGGAAAACCGCTCGAATTTGAGCGACGTGCGGCCGATTAAATCAGAAACGGACTTTCAAAAAACCGCCGGCGATCTGACCCTGACCCCCTTCTCCCAACTGACCATCAATCTCCGCTATCGTCTTCTGGACATGGACAACGACAACAGCGACACCCTGGTTGTCGACAGCCTCAATGTCGGACCGAACAACCCGCCCAACACCATCAACGTCCGGGAAAACGTCGATCTGACCACGGCCACCTACGAAGCCTCCCTCAGCTATCGTCCCGTACGCAGGCTGACCCTCAGGGCGGACTATAAACGCGAGGATATTCATCGCGGCAACACCGGCGCCCCCTTCCTCCCGACTCTTTTCACCGCTTTTGGCGGTGTCCATGTGATCGACCCGTACTGGGAATTGCCGGAAGACGAAGTCATCAACCGGTACAAGGTCAGCTTTTTCGCCCGTCCCCTGGACAAGGGGCGCCTGAAGGTGCGCGGCTGGTATCAGTACCGGACCAGCGACGACCCCGCCTACGGAACCTCCATCGAGGAAGGTCACCGCGGATTCGCCGCCCTCGACTGGCTCCTTTCTCCCCGCTTCGGGGTCAACACCACCGTCCGGGCCGATCGCACCGCCAAGCAGAACCAGACCGTTCTGCAATTTGACGGCAGTGCAAATCTTCAAGCCTACGAACTGGACCGCAAAAACGAAAACCAGAATTTTTCGGCCGGCCTCTGGTTTAACCCCGGCAAAGGGTCCCTGATCACCGCCAACTACGGGTATCTGCGGAGCAAGATCGTCCAGGATCTGCTGATCGGCAACGAACCGTCCCAGGCCAACATTGAAGCCGAGGATGTCGATTACCTGCAACGGGTGCAGACGGTGTCCGTCGGCATCCAATGGCAGATCGTCCAAAAACTGCTCCTGCGGACCGAAGGGCGCCACATCCGCTCCCGGGCCTACTTCGACCCGCAATTCAGCTCCACCTTTTCGACCTTTTCCAATTTCCCCCCCGGCGCCATTGCCGCCGACTCCACCGGGCTGCGCGAGCTGACCGAGCTCAACATCGAGCAAAACGGCCTGTCGGCCGGCTTCGATTGGACCCTGGTGAAGGGTTGGGATATTGCCGGAACCTACACCTACGACGCCTACGACGACCGCACCAACGGACTCTACGAAGGAAAAGTCCAAACTTATCTGGCCAACCTGTCGAGGAGCTGGTAATCTGCCTCGTGGCACGTCAACCCCTGCTCTCCCTGGACAGTGACCATGAACTATAAAATTCATTTTTTGTCCGCCTTCTTCCTGGCGCTCATGCTCCTCCCGGCCGTCCCGGCGAGTGCGGGGCCGCAGATCGTGGCTGTCATCATCCCCGGCGATCTCCCCCGCTACGGCGAGGCCCATGCCGCTTTCCTCAAGATCCTCGAAAGCGGCGGGTATGGCGAGGACAAGGTCAAGGTCTTTGTCCAGAAACCGAATGCGGACCGGATGTCGATTACCAACAGCCTGCGGCGGGCCTCCTCGGCCGGCGCCGACCTCTTCATCACCTACGGCGGCGCGGCGACAGACGGAGCGGCCCAGGAAGCGAAGAAATCCGTCGTCCTCTTCGCCGACGTCTATGACCCCGTCGGGCTGGGGATCGTCAATACCCTCAGCGCCCCCGGCGTCAACCGCAGCGGCGCCAGCAGCATGATCCCGATGGCGCCCCTTCTCGAGGCTCTGTCGGCCATCGTCCCGGGTAAGAAAATCGGCGTTCTCTACAGCGGCGACGACAAGGATTCGGTCCTGCAGGTCCAGGAGTTCCAGACTCTTGCCCAAAAGCTCGGTTTCTCCCTCCTCAAGCAGGATGTGGGAACCCCCCAGGAGGCAGCCGGTGCCGTCGGCAAACTGGCAGGGGAAGCCGATGTCCTCTTTCTCTCCAATAGCCTGATGATCGGCACCAGGACCCAGGAGCTCCTCGCCCTGGCTTCCGCCAAGAAACTTCCGGTGATTTCCCAGATCCCCGGCCTGGCCGAGCAGGGCGCGCTCATCAACCTGGAAGCCGATCCCGATGAACAGGGGAAGCTCCTGGGGGTCCACACCCTGCAGGTGCTCGGCGGGCAGAAGGCCTTCATCCTTCCCGTCCGTTCGCCGAAAAAGATGGCGCTGGTCATCAATCTCAAGACCGCCGGCGCCCTCGGGCTGAGTGTGCCGGCAAAAACTCTCGCCGCCGCCACCCGCGTCGTCCGCTGAGGTCATCATCGAAGAAAAGGGCCTGATGCCATGAACACATTGAAACTGCGCTGGAAAATTCTTCTTGCCCTTATCGGCCTCTCCGTCACCCCGATGATCGTCACGCTGGTTCTCATCTCCGGCCTGACCGACGACCTGATCCAGCGGGACATGAGCCAGCTCGCCGAGAGGACAGGTAATTTTGCCGAGCGCAGCACCGCCTCGTCGCAACGGGAGAACGCCAACTACATCGATCTTCTCTGCAGCAATACCGACGTGGTCAACGCCACCTACTACGCGACCCTGACCCAGGACGTCGACCAGCTCTCCGAACTCATCGTCCAGGCCCGCGCGCGTTACGACTTCGATCTCCTCGAGGTTCGCGGCACCGGCGGAGGGCGCCTGCTGCGCGTCGGTCGCGAGGGCCTGTCTCTCGACGAAACCGTCGGGGCGGACCAGCTCCCGGCAAGCGGCGAAGCCAGCAGTGCCATCGGCGCCTTTGCCGGCCGACTCTCGATCATCGTCACCTCCCCGATCATGCTGCAGAATCAACCCATCGGCACCATGGTCGGGGTCACCCTCCTCGATGACGGATTCGCCTCCCGCCTCAAGACCCTGAGCGGCACCGAAGTCGCCTTTTTCAACGAAAGCGGCATCGTCGCCAGCTCCCTGGCCGGCCTCAGGGACCTCGATCCGGGAAGAGCCATGGACCTGCAGACGGTGGAGGTCGACGGCAAATCCTACGCTCTCTACAGCAAACCCCTCGGCAGCGAAGGCCAGGGGGTGATTCTTGCCCTCGACCGCCAGTCCGAGCAGGAGTCCCGCGCATCGATCCGCCGGGTCCTCTTCATCCTTGCCGCTATCGTCGCCGCTCTCGCCCTGATCGTCGGGCTGACCTTCTCCCGGGGACTGATCCGGCCCCTGACGGCGGTGGTCGACAATCTCAAGGAAATCGCCGACGGCGAAGGGGATCTCACCCGCACCCTGGCCGTCACCTCCCAGGACGAGGTGGGCGATCTGGCAATCACCTTCAACCGCTTTATCCTCCGTTTGCGGGAGATGGTCCAGCGTATCCGGGCCGTGACTGCCGACGTCAACGGCGCCACGGAAAAGATCCGCACCTCCTCGGGAGAGGTGGCCAGAGGAGCCGCCAGCCAGGCCAGCGCCCTCGAAGAGTCTTTTACCGCCATCCAGGGGATCGACGCGACGGCGACGGCCGTGGCGGGAAAGATCGGCTCCCTTCTCGAGGCGGCCGAGGAAAGTTCGGCGGCAACGCTGGAGCTCGGCGCCTCGACCTCGGAAATCGCCGAGCAGATGGAGCGCCTCTTTGCCACCGTCGACGAGGTCTCCAGCAGCATCAACGAGATGTCCGTCACCAGCCAGCAGATCACCGAAAACGTCGGCATCCTCTCCTCCTCCACCGAAGTCACCGCCTCCTCGATCATCGAAATGGACTCCTCGATCAAGGAGATCGAGGAGAACGCCGAACGGACCAACCTCCTTTCGGAGGCCGCAGCCAAGGACGCCCAGCGCGGCAAGGAAGCCGTCGACCAGACCATCGAAGGGATCGAAGCGATCCGCACCATGGTCGACCGCGCCGGAACGGCGATTCAGGAACTCGGCAAGCAGTCCCACTCCATAGGCAAGATCCTCACCGTCATCGACGAAGTCGCCGACCAGACCGGGCTCCTCTCCCTCAATGCGGCGATTATTGCCGCCCAGGCCGGCGAGCACGGCAAGGGCTTCGCCGTGGTCGCCAGCGAAATCCGCAATCTCGCCGACCGTACGGCGATTTCGACGCGGGAGATCTCCACCATCATCGACAACCTCCAGAAGGGAACCCGCGACGCCGTGGCGGCGATGCAGGCGGGGAGCGAACGGGTCCACCAGGAGGCCTCCCGCAGCAAGGAGACGGTCGGCGCACTCGATCAGATTCGCACCAGTACCCTCAACGCCACTCACCAGGTCCGCAGCATCGTCCGGGCGACCCAGGAACAGGCCCGGGGGAGCAAGCAGATCACCAATTCGATCAACCAGATCGCATCGATGCTCGGCCAGATCTCCACCGCCGTCCGCCAGCAGACCGACGGTACCCGGCAGCTGGCCAAAGCCGCCGAGGCGATGAAGGAGATCGCCTCCCACGTCAAGCTCAGCACCGGCGAGCAAACCAAGGGGAGCAAGCATATCGCCGAAAACATGCAGAGGATCCAGCAGATGGTCGAGTCCATCGACAGCGCCACCGGCGAGCAGACCCGCCGCAACCGCCAGGTCATCGAGGCGGTCTCGCAGATCCGGCACATCGCCGAGGCCAACAGCGGCCGGGCCGTCGAACTCGACCAGGTGGTCGACGCCCTCTCCCTGCAGGCGGCCGAACTCACCCGGGAAATGGGCGCCTTCAAGGCCTGAGCGAACAATTCGCCAAACCCGGGTCCGACTCCGTGCAACGACCCCCTTGAGTCAGGAACGACCATGACCAGAACACTGCGCACCGCAACCCTCCTCGTGCACCAGGGGCGCGACCGCGACCCGGCCACCGGCGCCGCCGTCGTCCCCATCTATCCCGCCTCGACCTATCATCACACCGCCGGAAAACCGGGGGAGTACGACTACGCCCGCAGCGGCAACCCGAGTCGCGACCAGGTCGAAGAGGCGATCGCTCTCCTCGAGGGGGGTGTCCGGGGCTTTGCCTACCCTTCGGGGATGGCGGCCATCGGCAGCGCCCTGGCTCTGCTCAAGAGCGGCGATCACCTGATCGCCCCCGACGACCTCTACGGCGGGTCCTACCGCTATCTCTCCACGGTCCTTCCCCAACAGGGGATCGAAGCGAGTTTCGTCGACGTCACCGACCTCGAGGCCGTCGCCGCCGCCATCCGCCCCCGGACCCGGGCGATCTTTCTCGAAACCCCCTCCAACCCCCTCTTCAAGATCACCGACCTGCGGGGAATCGCCGCCCTGGCCCGGGAGAGGGGTCTGCTCACCCTTCTCGACAACACCTTCATGACGCCGCTGCTGCAGCGCCCGCTCGATCTCGGCATCGACATCGCCATCCACAGCGCCACCAAATTTCTCGGCGGCCACAGCGACCTTCTCGCCGGCCTGGCGACCACCGCCGACCCCGAAATCGCCCGGCGTCTCAAATTTTTTCACAACGCCTTCGGCGCCGTCCTCTCCCCCTTCGACTCCTTTCTCCTTTCCCGGGGGATCAAGACCCTCAAGCTGCGCCTCGAGGCCGGACAGCAGGGAGCCCAGATCCTCGCCGAGCGCCTTCAGGCGCATCCGGCGGTGGCCCGCGTCTATTATCCGGGGCTTGAGGGATTTGCCGGCCGGGATCTCCATTTTTCCCAGGCCGCCGGCGCCGGCGCCGTCCTCTCCTTCGAACTCAAGGAGCGAAAGGGGATCGTCCCGCTCCTGGAGAGGGTGCAGCTGCCGATCATCGCCCCGAGCCTCGGCGGGGTCGAAACGATCCTCACCCACTGCTGGTCCATGTCCCACGCCGCCATTCCGGCCTCGGTCAAAGAACAGCTAGGTATCCGCGAGACGCTGGTGCGGATTTCGACGGGAATCGAGGACCCCGAGGATCTCTGGGACGATCTCGAGGCCGCCCTCGCTCCGTGAAGGACGGCAGCCGTCTAATCCGATTGACTTTTTCCCGGGATTCCGTTAAGTTCGCCCCTACAATCAAATAGCGCAACGTCTTTATCAAGAGTGGTGGAGGGAAAAGGCCCTGTGAAACCACAGCAACCGATCCGCGTCCTGCGGATGCCAGGTGCTAATTCCTGCCCGAGATCCAGGGGCAAGATGAGGGCGGAGTCTGGCAGATACGTCTCCTGGTATCCAAAAGGCCCCTTCCCGTCATCTATGGGAAGGGGCCTTTTTTATTTTCACCCCGCCAGGGGCACCGATCGACTTCAGGACAGAAGCAGAAAAAACCCCCACCAGGCAAAGGGCCGGAGCATTGAACGGATCCGTCGGTATCGTCAAAACCGAATACGCCGAGTTCGACGTCGAACTGCAGCTCGAGAGCGGCCGCCTTCTCGGGCCGGTCACCCTCGCCTACGAGACCTACGGCACCCTCAATGCCGAGCGCAGCAACGCCATCCTGGTGACCCACGCCTGGACCGGCGATGCCCACGCCGCCGGGCGCTACCATGAGGATGACCGCAAGTCCGGCTGGTGGGACGACATGATCGGCCCCGGCAAGGTCCTCGACACCGAGCGTTATTTCGTTGTCTGTTCCAACGTCATCGGCTCCTGCAAGGGGTCCACCGGACCGACGAGCATCAATCCCCGCACCGACAAACCGTATAATCTCGCCTTTCCCGTCGTCATGGTCCGCGACATGGTGCGCGCCCAGAAGCTCCTCGTCGACCGCCTCGGCCTCCCTTCGCTCCTCACCGTCATCGGCGGCAGCATGGGAGCGATGCAGGCCCTCGAGTGGGGGATACTCTATCCGGAGATGGTCCGCTCCATCATCCCCATCGCCGGCACCGGGCGCACCTCGCCCATGTCCATCTCCCTCAACGCCGTGGCCCGCCAGGCGATCTTCAACGATCCGATGTGGAAGAAGGGGAACTACCGCCCCGAGCACCCTCCGGCCGACGGACTCGCCCTGGCCCGCGCCGTAGGGCACATCTCCTTCCTCTCCGACGCCTCCATGCACCTCAAGTTCGGCCGCCGCTTCTCCGCCCGCGACGGGATGTTCGACTTCTTCGGCCAGTTCGAGGTCGAGCGCTATCTCGAGTACAACGGCGCCAGCTTCGTCGAGCGCTTCGACACCAACGCCTTTCTTTACCTGGCCAAGGCTCTCGACCTCTACGACGCGGCCTGGAATTTTGACGGTCTCGAGGACGCCCTGGACCACCTCCGGTGCCCGTCCCTGTGGTTCGCCTTCACCTCCGACTGGCTCTATCCGCCGCAGCAGACCGAACAGGTCACGGAGATCCTTGCCCGCCTCGGCAAATCCGTCGCCTACCACCTGATCGATTCGGACTACGGTCACGACTCCTTCCTCGTCGAACCGGAGAAGTTCACCCCCTTCATCGTCGCCTTTCTCGATCGACTCGGCTAACAACAAAACCTTCAACGCCGAGACGCGGAGAAGGCAGAGAGCGCAGAGAATATTCCCGAGCGAGGGTTGGCTCTTGCCTCTTCTCCCTCAGGTTGTCCGCATCGGAATGGCTTATATTCCAGGCGGGGCACAAAAAAAGAGCGGTACCTGCCGGCTCCGCCCTGCTCCTCATTCGTCAATGGCCCTTCAATGGGAATTGCGCCGGAATCCTTCGCTCCCCCTGAGCACAGGAAATCCGGTCAAAGTCCTCTCCCGCACTTTTTCTCTGCACCTCCCCGCCTCTGCGTCAAACCTTTCGATTGACTTCTCAATCCCCCTCTTCATCGACGCCGAAGAGATCGAGCTGGGAGAATTTGTGCTCGACGATCTTGAAGGGGCGATGGAGATAGCGGGGGCAGTCGAGAACGTGCAATCCCTCGAGCTGTTTGCAGGTGCGCAGGCATTTGGCGCACAGGACGTTATATTTCTGCACCTTGATCTCTTTGCCCATGGTCCCCTGCCGCCCTGGAATTTATCCCTGAGTCATTGTCGCCGAACCGGCCGCCGAAAGTAAAGGAGCCCTCAGAGCGTCCCCTTGAGGACCGCTTCGATCGCCGTGCGCAGTCGCCGCACCCCTTCCTCCTCCGGTTCGATGTCGATCTCGATGCGCCGCTCGGGGCGGGTGTGCCGATAGAGGGGGTCATAGTAGAGGACCATCAGGTCGCGCACAAGCTCCTGCCAGCGCCCGGCTTCGAGGAGCCCAAGGAGACGCTCGACGGTCTCGGCGCCGAGGCGCTGACGCAGGGCGTTGAGCGGAGCAATGAAGGACGGCTTGAGATCGTCGACGGCGGGATAGTCGTCGAGGGTGACCTGCACCCGGTAGTCGAGGGAGGCGTTGATCCAGAGGGTCGTCTCCTGCTGCAGGGACTCGAAGACGCGGGGGGGGACGACCAGACGACCGATGTGCTTGCTCTCCCCTTCGGCCAGGGCATAGCCGTCCGCGGGGACCTGCCGCAGGGCCTCCCACAGCCGGGTTTCGAAGGTCTTCTGCGTCGGCTGGTTCTGCAGGCCGAGGCCTCCGAAGGCGCTGCCGCGGTGATGGGCCAGCCCCTCGAGATCGATGACCGGGTACCCTTCCTCCCGCAGGCGCAGCAGCAGCCGGGTCTTGCCGACCCCGGTGAGCCCCCGCAGCACCAGAAGCCGTCCCCAGCGCCCCTCCTCGAAAAAGGAGCGCACCTCGGCGCGAAAGGCCTTGTGTCCGCCGATGAGCTGGCGGGCGGGAATTCCGGCGAAGTCGAGAAAAGTGGTCAGGGCGCGGCTGCGCATCCCCCCACGCCAGCAGAAGACCACCACCGGAGGACGCCGTCCCGCCAGGGCCTCCTCGATCCGGGCGATCATCGCCGGAAGACGGGGCGCCACCAGTTCCACGGCGAGGCGCTTTGCCGCCCGCTTCCCCTCGACCTTGTACAGGGTCCCGACACGCGCCCGCTCGGCATCGTCGAAGATCGGCACATTGACGGCGCCGGGGATGGTCCCCTCGGCAAATTCCGCCGGACTGCGGGCGTCGATGAGGAGTGCGCCGAGGTCGCGCAGGGCAAGGGCCTGGTGGAGATCGATGGTCAGGTGGGACATGGGAAAGGGACACCGGGGGGGAAAGGGTTTGTTTCTTGCCCGGTTATACCGGAAAAGCGCCGCAGACACAAGGGCCTTCCCCGGCAAGGGGGGTTCAGCCAAAGAAATCGTGTTTTGAGGGTTGACATCGGCCAGGCGATGCCCTATAGTCTGCCTTCCCTGTCGCGGGGTGGAGCAGTCTGGTAGCTCGTCGGGCTCATAACCCGAAGGTCGAAGGTTCAAATCCTTCCCCCGCAACCAAAAAACATCAAGGACCGGCCATCAGGCCGGTCCTTTTTTTATCCACCCTCCTCCGGGGTGCCGACACCGCAGTCGCGCAGCAGGTCCTTGATCTCCCCCTCGGAGAGCTCCTCGACCCTGAAGCTGCCGTCGGCATTCTTCTCCGGAACGGTGACCCCCGGCTGAAGCCTTTCGGCCTGCTTCAACCGATATTCCTCCCCCCGCACCTGCGACAGCAACCGACGGTTTTCCATGTCCATATCGTACCGTTCGATCCCCGAACGGATTGCCATGCGCAGTTCCACGTCGTTCCACGGCTTGATGAGAAAACGGTAGATCTCTCCGCCGTTGACCGCCCGCATCGCCCCGTCGAGACTGGCATGACCGGTCAGCATGATCCGCACCGTTTCCGGGGCGCGCAAGCTGGCCAGGGACAGAAATTCCGAACCGGTCATGCCGGGCATCCGCTCATCGGAGACGACCACCTTGAATCGCACCTCCTTGAGGAGTGCCAGGGCCTCCTCGCCGCTGCTGGCCGTCTGCACCTCCCAATCCTCGTCGATCAGTGCCCGCTGCAGTGCCTTGAGTACGTTTGCCTCGTCATCGACGAGTAGAATGGCATTGCTCATGATTTAATCTCCCGGCTGCGGCCGCAGGGGCCGAACCCTTGTGTCGGCCGAAAAAGGCGCCGATCGTTCCGCCGCTCCCCCTGGCTCCCTGTCATCTTTTTCTTGAAGGCCCGGCCCCGCTGACCGGGTCGGCGTCATCCCTGTCCTGCGACCCTGTCATCCCCGTCCCGGAAATCTTCGTCTCTTCTGAGGATATCGAGAAAGGCTCCGGTCAATTCCGGATCGAGGGATGTGCCGCGCAGTCTTTCGAGCATCTCCATCGCCCCCCCGAAGGAGAGCTTCCGTTGATAGGGGCGATCGCTGGTCATGGCGTCGAAGACATCGGCGATGGAAACGATCCGCGCCTCAAGAGGAATGGCTTTCCCGGCGAGGGCCCAGGGATACCCCTTGCCGTCGTAGCGCTCATGGTGATGCCTGATGATGTTGACCACCGCCGGAGCCAGGCGCGCCTGCAGGGCGACCTCGGCTCCCCACTGGGAATGGTTCTTCACCAGGGAGTATTGCTGGGGATTCAGGGGCCCGGGGAAATTGAGGATTTCTTCCGGCACCCCCACCTTGCCGCAGTCATGCAGCCAGCTGCCGTAGCGGATCTCCTTCAACGCCTCACCCTCCAGGGGGAGGACAGAGGCAATTCGCTGGGCGTAGTCTGCCACCCGGTCGCAATGTCCCTTGGTATAGGGATCCTTGAGCTCGACCATCTGCCCCAGGGAACGGAGGGTCGAATCGTCGCGGCTGCGCATGGAGCCGGCGAGCCGGTAGCGAAAGAGCCCGTCGATGACCACCCCCTTCAGCTCCGCATCGTCCCAGGGCTTGGAGAGAAAGCGGAATATTTCCCCCTGGTTGATGGCCGCCACCGCCGTCGCCAGATCGGCATGGGCCGTCATCAGCACCCGCACCGTCTCCGGGGAAAGGCCCCGCACCCGGGAGAGCAGCTCGATCCCGTTCATCCCCGGCATGCAGTGATCGGAGACCACCATGGCGACGGGACGCTGCTGTATCAGCTCGAGCGCCGCAGCGCCGCTGCTCGCCCGGAGAAACTCGAAATCATCGTCGAGGAACAGCCGCTCCAGGGAGTTCAGAATCTTTTCCTCGTCATCGACGAAGAGGACGGCCTCAGGCACCATGCGACTCCTCCCTGACCACCGGGATGACAACGGTGAAGGTACTCCCCTGACCGGGGGTGCTGCAGATGCGAATTTCGCCGTCATGTTTTTTGACAATGTCGTAGGAAACGCTCAAACCCAGTCCCGTCCCCTTGCCGACCTCCTTGGTGGTAAAAAAGGGCTCGAAGAGGCGGCTCTGGTTCTCGGGGAGAATCCCCTGGCCGCTGTCGGCAATCGAGACGAAAATGTTTTCGTCTTCATACCAGGTGCGGATACGGATCGTTCCCTGCACCTCTATGGCCTGGGCGGCGTTGACCAGGAGGTTCATGAAGACCTGGTTGAGGGCCTGGGGATGGCAGAGGGTCATGGGGATCTCCCCGTAATCCTTCTCCACGGTCGCCTTGTATTTAATCTCGTTCCAGACCACGTTGATGGTCGATTCGAGGCACTGGATGAGGTCGGCCGCCTGCCTCTCCTCCCCGTCCTTGCGGGAGTAGCTCTTGAGATCCTGGACGATCTTCTTCACCCGATCGGCTCCTTCCAGCGACTCTTCGACCAGGTCGACGATGTCCTTGAGGACGTAGTCGATCTTCATCCTCTTCCGGAGGTGCTCCAGCGCCGCCGCCGTTTCCCCCCCCAGGGCGTCCCTGCCCAGGAGCGTTCTTTCTTCGAGGAGATAATCGACAATCTTCTGGGCGTATCGGGACAGCGACAGGAGGTTGCTGGCGATAAATCCCATGGGATTGTTGATCTCGTGGGCCATCCCCGCCGCCAGTTGCCCGAGAGAGGCCATTTTCTCCCGCTGTACCATCTGCGCCTCGGTGGACTTCAGGTCGTCGAAGGCCTGCTCGAGTTCCGCCCGGCTTCGCTCCAGCTGCCGATGACTCTCCTGCAGTTCGAGACTGATGCGCTTCATTTCCGAAATATCGTGACAGAC
This region includes:
- the metX gene encoding homoserine O-acetyltransferase MetX yields the protein MNGSVGIVKTEYAEFDVELQLESGRLLGPVTLAYETYGTLNAERSNAILVTHAWTGDAHAAGRYHEDDRKSGWWDDMIGPGKVLDTERYFVVCSNVIGSCKGSTGPTSINPRTDKPYNLAFPVVMVRDMVRAQKLLVDRLGLPSLLTVIGGSMGAMQALEWGILYPEMVRSIIPIAGTGRTSPMSISLNAVARQAIFNDPMWKKGNYRPEHPPADGLALARAVGHISFLSDASMHLKFGRRFSARDGMFDFFGQFEVERYLEYNGASFVERFDTNAFLYLAKALDLYDAAWNFDGLEDALDHLRCPSLWFAFTSDWLYPPQQTEQVTEILARLGKSVAYHLIDSDYGHDSFLVEPEKFTPFIVAFLDRLG
- the mnmH gene encoding tRNA 2-selenouridine(34) synthase MnmH — protein: MSHLTIDLHQALALRDLGALLIDARSPAEFAEGTIPGAVNVPIFDDAERARVGTLYKVEGKRAAKRLAVELVAPRLPAMIARIEEALAGRRPPVVVFCWRGGMRSRALTTFLDFAGIPARQLIGGHKAFRAEVRSFFEEGRWGRLLVLRGLTGVGKTRLLLRLREEGYPVIDLEGLAHHRGSAFGGLGLQNQPTQKTFETRLWEALRQVPADGYALAEGESKHIGRLVVPPRVFESLQQETTLWINASLDYRVQVTLDDYPAVDDLKPSFIAPLNALRQRLGAETVERLLGLLEAGRWQELVRDLMVLYYDPLYRHTRPERRIEIDIEPEEEGVRRLRTAIEAVLKGTL
- a CDS encoding response regulator, translating into MSNAILLVDDEANVLKALQRALIDEDWEVQTASSGEEALALLKEVRFKVVVSDERMPGMTGSEFLSLASLRAPETVRIMLTGHASLDGAMRAVNGGEIYRFLIKPWNDVELRMAIRSGIERYDMDMENRRLLSQVRGEEYRLKQAERLQPGVTVPEKNADGSFRVEELSEGEIKDLLRDCGVGTPEEGG
- a CDS encoding HD domain-containing phosphohydrolase; translated protein: MVPEAVLFVDDEEKILNSLERLFLDDDFEFLRASSGAAALELIQQRPVAMVVSDHCMPGMNGIELLSRVRGLSPETVRVLMTAHADLATAVAAINQGEIFRFLSKPWDDAELKGVVIDGLFRYRLAGSMRSRDDSTLRSLGQMVELKDPYTKGHCDRVADYAQRIASVLPLEGEALKEIRYGSWLHDCGKVGVPEEILNFPGPLNPQQYSLVKNHSQWGAEVALQARLAPAVVNIIRHHHERYDGKGYPWALAGKAIPLEARIVSIADVFDAMTSDRPYQRKLSFGGAMEMLERLRGTSLDPELTGAFLDILRRDEDFRDGDDRVAGQG
- a CDS encoding ATP-binding protein, which encodes MNLGETRINSAAGPEVLDEMFRMVFAGATSAKIILDPGMKIVAASDEFSKLIGRPPASLPGSEAWLEMFPAGVRAKIVSLHGFCQEEGALLSGREEIPLIREGEAPRTLMVSARSIPSLACSVISFVDITDRKKTETELESARGEQERKHTELRDVFSQVVKAKQEWEESMDRIADLVILIDETGRIRRCNRAFAVLVKKGFNEILGTPIGGFLADFDTSVEELNPQGVECYHWDSDRWFSVKFSENAYNNGAGIIVCHDISEMKRISLELQESHRQLERSRAELEQAFDDLKSTEAQMVQREKMASLGQLAAGMAHEINNPMGFIASNLLSLSRYAQKIVDYLLEERTLLGRDALGGETAAALEHLRKRMKIDYVLKDIVDLVEESLEGADRVKKIVQDLKSYSRKDGEERQAADLIQCLESTINVVWNEIKYKATVEKDYGEIPMTLCHPQALNQVFMNLLVNAAQAIEVQGTIRIRTWYEDENIFVSIADSGQGILPENQSRLFEPFFTTKEVGKGTGLGLSVSYDIVKKHDGEIRICSTPGQGSTFTVVIPVVREESHGA